In Paenibacillus ihbetae, the following are encoded in one genomic region:
- a CDS encoding GH1 family beta-glucosidase, translated as MSIHKFPQDFKWGVATASYQIEGAYNEDGRGMSIWDTFAHTPGKVKNGDNGNVACDSYHRVEEDVQLLKELGVKVYRFSVSWPRVLPSGRGEVNRAGLDYYHRLVDALLANGIEPFCTLYHWDLPQALQDEGGWGSRGSIDAFAQYAELMFNEFKGKIKHWITFNEPWCMAFLSNYLGVHAPGNKDLQLAIDVSHHLLVAHGKAVKRFRELGIPGEIGIAPNTAWAVPYRNTEEDIEACLRINGWSGDWYLDPIYFGEYPKFMLEWYEKLGYQPPVVAGDMDIIRQPIDFIGINYYTSSMNRYNPGEEGGMLSSEAVSLGVAKTDIGWEIYAEGLYQLLRYTADKYGNPNLYITENGACYNDGLEQDGRIHDQRRIDYLAMHLIQASRAIEDGINLKGYMEWSLMDNFEWAEGYGMRFGLVHVDYDTLVRTKKDSYYWYKGVISRNWFER; from the coding sequence ATGAGCATTCACAAGTTTCCCCAGGATTTCAAATGGGGCGTAGCAACGGCCTCTTATCAGATCGAAGGAGCTTATAACGAAGACGGTCGGGGCATGTCGATCTGGGACACCTTCGCCCATACGCCGGGCAAGGTCAAGAACGGAGACAACGGCAACGTTGCCTGCGACAGCTATCATCGGGTGGAAGAGGATGTGCAGCTGCTGAAGGAACTCGGCGTCAAGGTGTACCGCTTCTCGGTATCCTGGCCGCGCGTGCTTCCAAGCGGAAGAGGCGAAGTGAACCGGGCCGGGCTCGATTACTATCACCGATTGGTGGACGCGCTTCTTGCGAACGGCATCGAACCGTTCTGCACGCTGTACCATTGGGACTTGCCGCAGGCGCTGCAGGATGAGGGCGGCTGGGGAAGCCGCGGGTCGATCGACGCATTTGCCCAGTACGCGGAGCTAATGTTTAACGAGTTCAAGGGTAAAATCAAGCACTGGATCACGTTCAACGAGCCATGGTGCATGGCGTTCCTCTCGAACTACCTGGGCGTTCACGCCCCGGGCAACAAGGATTTGCAGCTGGCCATCGACGTGAGCCACCATCTCCTTGTCGCTCACGGCAAGGCGGTCAAACGCTTCAGGGAGCTTGGCATTCCGGGGGAGATCGGCATTGCGCCGAATACGGCCTGGGCCGTGCCATACCGCAATACGGAGGAGGATATCGAGGCCTGCCTGCGGATCAACGGCTGGTCCGGCGATTGGTATCTCGACCCGATCTATTTCGGAGAGTATCCGAAGTTTATGCTGGAATGGTATGAGAAGCTCGGTTATCAACCTCCGGTCGTGGCGGGAGACATGGATATTATCCGTCAGCCGATCGATTTTATCGGCATTAATTATTACACGTCCTCGATGAATCGCTATAATCCGGGCGAAGAGGGCGGAATGCTGTCCAGCGAAGCGGTGTCGCTCGGCGTCGCCAAGACGGATATCGGCTGGGAGATTTACGCCGAAGGGCTGTATCAGCTGCTTCGTTACACGGCCGACAAGTACGGCAACCCGAATCTCTATATTACGGAGAACGGTGCCTGTTACAACGACGGCCTCGAGCAGGACGGACGCATTCACGACCAGCGCCGGATCGATTATCTCGCGATGCATCTCATTCAAGCCAGCCGCGCGATCGAAGACGGTATTAATCTGAAGGGCTACATGGAATGGTCGCTGATGGACAACTTTGAATGGGCGGAAGGCTACGGCATGCGCTTCGGTCTGGTGCACGTGGACTATGATACGCTCGTCCGCACGAAAAAAGACAGCTATTACTGGTATAAAGGCGTTATCTCTAGAAACTGGTTCGAACGATAA